A genomic window from Vigna radiata var. radiata cultivar VC1973A chromosome 2, Vradiata_ver6, whole genome shotgun sequence includes:
- the LOC106778078 gene encoding uncharacterized protein LOC106778078, with protein sequence MRKKRCHRFQEKKIDGKAEDSRNENRPPLMALNHVSRLCRNVKESIDFYTKVLGFVQTERPQALDFEGAWLFNYGVGIHLVQSKEEDQRLPSDAQHLDPQDNHISFQCEDLEAMEKKLMEMNVKYVKRTLEEEDGTKMDQIFFNDPDGFMVEICNCENLKLVPVESLNKIKIPMDRHTPPMETNQT encoded by the exons ATGAGGAAGAAACGCTGTCACCGCTTC CAAGAGAAAAAGATTGATGGAAAAGCAGAGGATTCAAGAAATGAGAACCGACCTCCATTGATGGCTCTGAACCACGTTTCAAGGCTGTGTAGAAATGTGAAGGAATCTATAGATTTCTACACAAAGGTGCTGGGATTTGTTCAGACTGAGAGGCCCCAAGCTTTGGACTTTGAGGGTGCATGGTTGTTCAACTATGGAGTCGGTATCCACTTGGTGCAGTCCAAGGAAGAAGATCAGAGATTGCCTTCCGATGCTCAACACTTAGATCCCCAGGACAACCATATATCTTTTCAG TGTGAAGATCTGGAAGCAATGGAGAAGAAGTTGATGGAGATGAATGTGAAGTACGTGAAAAGGACTctggaggaagaagatggaacGAAAATGGACCAGATATTCTTCAACGACCCAGATGGATTCATGGTAGAGATATGCAACTGCGAGAATCTGAAACTCGTACCTGTTGAGTCACTCAACAAGATCAAGATCCCGATGGATCGCCACACGCCACCCATGGAGACAAATCAGACATAG